Proteins encoded within one genomic window of Agelaius phoeniceus isolate bAgePho1 chromosome Z, bAgePho1.hap1, whole genome shotgun sequence:
- the POFUT3 gene encoding GDP-fucose protein O-fucosyltransferase 3, with the protein MIRMRRKILWASCFCFAAAFFLVLTLQVITELGNSESKVSVISSLHSSPLKPGERHAFQFKKQELHSSFKTESDVNHYPVLLWWSPLTGETGRFSQCGEDVCFFTINKTYQHNRMTRAFLFYGTDFSIDSLPLPRKDYHDWALFHEESPKNNYKLFHEATITLFNHTATFSRNSHLPLTTQYLESVEVLKSLRFMIPLQMKNSLRKRLAPLVYVQSDCNPPSDRDSYVRELMCHIEVDSYGECLHNRDLPQHLRNPAAMDDGNFLKILAQYKFILAFENAICEDYITEKLWRPLKLGVVPVYFGSPSIVDWLPSNKSAILVSSFSHPRDLAHYIKTLDTNDEEYESYLQWKLKGDISNPRLLRTMKERKWGVQDITQDNYIDTFECMVCNRVWENIRRKEKGWLPQRWEAQVNHLSCPKPEAFWFSSSNPGWISLQKMWIPSFEQSKKEAWALRHLVERNKNFTAEEFWMLVFKE; encoded by the exons ATGATtaggatgaggaggaagataCTTTGGGcatcttgcttctgctttgcagCTGCCTTTTTCCTTGTGCTGACACTCCAG GTTATCACCGAACTGGGCAATTCAGAGAGTAAGGTGTCAGTAATCTCCAGTTTACACAGCAGCCCATTAAAGCCTGGGGAGAGACATGCTTTTCAGTTTAAGAAGCAGGAACTCCACAGCAGCTTCAAGACAGAGTCTGATGTAAATCACTatcctgtcctgctctggtgGTCTCCCCTGACTGGAGAGACAGGGAGATTCAGTCAGTGTGGAGAGGATGTTTGCTTCTTTACTATAAACAAGACCTACCAGCACAATCGGATGACAAGAGCATTTCTGTTCTATG GTACTGACTTCAGTATAGACAGTTTACCTCTCCCTCGTAAAGACTATCATGACTGGGCCCTTTTCCATGAAGAGTCACCGAAAAACAACTACAAACTCTTCCATGAAGCAACCATCACCTTATTCAACCACACTGCAACATTTAGCCGCAACTCTCACCTGCCGCTGACCACTCAGTATCTTGAGAGTGTAGAAGTCTTGAAGTCATTGAGGTTCATGATCCCCCTGCAGATGAAAAACAGCTTGAGGAAAAGGCTTGCACCGCTTGTGTACGTGCAGTCTGACTGCAACCCCCCATCTGACCGGGACAGCTATGTGCGTGAGCTGATGTGCCACATTGAAGTAGACTCTTATGGAGAATGTTTGCATAATAGAGACCTTCCTCAGCATCTCAGAAATCCAGCTGCTATGGATGAtggaaactttttaaaaatactggcACAGTACAAGTTCATtcttgcttttgaaaatgctaTCTGTGAAGATTACATCACTGAAAAACTCTGGCGGCCACTGAAGTTGGGAGTAGTGCCAGTGTACTTTGGGTCTCCCAGCATTGTAGACTGGCTTCCTAGTAACAAGAGTGCAATCCTGGTATCCAGTTTTTCACACCCTCGAGATCTGGCCCACTATATCAAAACACTGGATACAAATGATGAAGAATATGAGTCCTACCTACAATGGAAACTGAAAGGGGACATTTCCAACCCAAGACTGCTTAGAACAATGAAGGAACGCAAGTGGGGAGTGCAGGATATCACCCAGGACAATTACATTGACACCTTTGAGTGCATGGTTTGTAACAGAGTGTGGGAAAACATCAGACGGAAAGAAAAG GGATGGCTGCCCCAGAGGTGGGAGGCTCAGGTAAATCATCTGAGCTGCCCCAAACCAGAGGCATTCTGGTTCTCATCGTCAAACCCTGGCTGGATTTCTCTCCAAAAGATGTGGATACCAAGTTTCGAGCAATCCAAGAAAGAAGCCTGGGCACTGAGGCACCTGGTGGAAAGGAACAAGAATTTTACAGCTGAAGAATTTTGGATGCTTGTATTCAAGGAATAA